The Kaustia mangrovi genome has a segment encoding these proteins:
- a CDS encoding DUF6371 domain-containing protein, whose protein sequence is MTAGPDFDAINAAALAAYPGLLHSWFPSGKVHGHEFKVGSLQGEAGDSLSINTKSGAWADFATGDRGGDPVSLYAAMRGISQGDAAKELGGAIGTVAEATAPTPKANGRRGKWTPLAPVPETAGAAMDRHKAHGKAAMTWTYRDAEGRLLGYICRFDLPDGSKEIIPQSYCVNSDGRRSWRWLSFSKPRPLYGLDALAAHPTTQVVVAEGEKATDAARILLPSAVVVTWPGGTNAVQYTDWSPLAGRKVVIWPDADEPGTKAALAIARIVGPDAAGVRIALPPETVPDGWDAADALDEGWTPEDAKAWIKSALVTPDVIQERMEREPPRDDEPPLPDPAPFGDVEPDQWPFQCLGYDHGRYYYLAHGARQVIELSGAGHTAGQLLMLAPLQFWEREFPSKQGADWNAAANGLIRMSERAGVYDPTRIRGRGAWLDDGRAVLHMGDFLVVDGEMRSLSDFSSRYIYEASAMIRVNLDEPLTSREAHEFVELCKMLTWERPIDALLLAGWCVLAPICGVLKWRPHIWITGGPGTGKSWVYENIVSRMLGDIALSVASETTEAGLRSTLKTDARPVIFDEAEGENQRAQARIQNVMALMRQSSSETGAAIIKGSATGGSVAYRIRSMFAFASVAVGLQQQADHTRVSVLGLTAGKASSEDRLKHFGKLQEVWASTLTKRYVERMHARIIRMIPTIQKNAETFALAGAKVIGTRRLGDQIGALLAGAYALHSANEISAEEAEAWVAQQDWTDETQLSEEKDEMQCLQRLMEHQIPVMVHKSRYERSISEIVHAAWARNDDFMSAEIAEDHLKRYGIRVEREGDEVLISNNHTAIAKILDGTPWSRNWGRILQRIDGARSAGACRFPSGVQRVTSVPLTAIAVDADDTCD, encoded by the coding sequence ATGACAGCAGGCCCCGATTTCGACGCCATCAATGCGGCTGCGCTCGCCGCCTATCCCGGCTTGCTCCATTCGTGGTTCCCGTCTGGCAAGGTGCACGGTCACGAGTTCAAGGTCGGATCCCTGCAGGGCGAGGCCGGCGACAGTCTCTCCATCAACACCAAGTCCGGTGCCTGGGCCGACTTCGCCACCGGTGATCGCGGCGGCGATCCGGTCAGCCTCTACGCCGCGATGCGCGGCATCTCGCAGGGCGATGCGGCCAAGGAACTGGGCGGCGCCATCGGAACCGTAGCGGAGGCCACGGCACCGACGCCAAAGGCGAATGGCCGCCGCGGGAAGTGGACGCCCCTGGCGCCGGTCCCGGAGACGGCTGGCGCCGCGATGGATCGGCACAAGGCCCACGGCAAGGCCGCGATGACCTGGACCTATCGCGACGCCGAGGGCCGGCTGCTCGGCTACATCTGCCGGTTCGACCTGCCGGACGGCTCCAAGGAGATCATCCCGCAGTCCTATTGCGTCAACAGCGACGGCCGCCGGTCCTGGCGCTGGCTGTCTTTCTCGAAGCCGCGCCCGCTCTACGGCCTCGATGCCCTCGCCGCGCACCCCACGACGCAAGTCGTTGTCGCCGAGGGCGAGAAGGCGACGGATGCGGCTCGGATCCTGTTGCCGTCCGCCGTCGTCGTCACCTGGCCCGGCGGCACCAATGCGGTGCAGTACACGGATTGGTCGCCCCTGGCCGGTCGTAAGGTCGTGATCTGGCCCGATGCCGACGAGCCCGGGACCAAGGCGGCGCTCGCCATCGCCCGGATCGTGGGGCCCGATGCGGCCGGTGTCCGGATCGCGCTGCCGCCGGAGACGGTGCCCGATGGCTGGGACGCCGCCGATGCCCTCGATGAGGGCTGGACCCCGGAGGATGCCAAGGCCTGGATCAAGTCCGCGCTGGTGACGCCGGACGTGATCCAGGAACGGATGGAGCGGGAGCCGCCGCGCGATGATGAGCCACCGCTGCCGGATCCGGCCCCGTTCGGCGATGTCGAGCCGGATCAATGGCCGTTCCAGTGTCTCGGCTACGATCATGGCCGCTACTACTATCTCGCCCATGGTGCCCGGCAGGTGATCGAGCTCTCCGGCGCTGGGCACACCGCCGGGCAATTGCTTATGCTGGCACCGCTCCAGTTCTGGGAGCGGGAGTTCCCTTCGAAACAGGGTGCTGACTGGAACGCCGCGGCAAACGGCCTGATCCGCATGTCGGAGCGCGCCGGCGTCTATGATCCGACGCGGATCCGTGGCCGCGGGGCATGGCTCGACGACGGCCGTGCGGTCCTGCACATGGGCGATTTTCTCGTGGTCGACGGAGAGATGCGGTCGCTGTCCGATTTTTCGAGCCGGTACATCTATGAGGCGTCGGCCATGATCCGGGTCAATCTCGACGAGCCGCTGACGTCGCGCGAGGCCCATGAGTTCGTCGAGCTCTGCAAGATGCTGACATGGGAGCGGCCCATCGATGCGCTCCTTCTCGCCGGCTGGTGCGTCCTGGCGCCGATCTGCGGCGTCCTGAAATGGCGGCCGCATATCTGGATCACCGGCGGCCCCGGTACCGGCAAGAGCTGGGTCTACGAGAACATCGTCTCCCGCATGCTCGGCGACATCGCGCTGTCGGTGGCATCGGAGACGACCGAGGCCGGGCTGCGCTCCACGCTCAAGACCGATGCGAGGCCCGTCATCTTCGACGAGGCCGAGGGCGAAAATCAGCGGGCACAGGCCCGTATCCAGAACGTCATGGCGCTGATGCGGCAGTCGTCGAGCGAGACCGGCGCCGCGATCATCAAGGGGTCCGCCACCGGCGGCAGCGTCGCCTACCGGATCCGGTCGATGTTCGCCTTCGCGTCTGTGGCGGTGGGGCTCCAGCAACAGGCCGATCACACCCGTGTCAGCGTGCTCGGCTTGACCGCTGGCAAGGCGAGCTCGGAGGACCGGCTGAAACACTTCGGCAAGCTCCAGGAGGTCTGGGCGTCGACGCTGACGAAACGCTATGTCGAACGGATGCATGCCCGCATCATCCGCATGATCCCCACGATCCAGAAGAACGCGGAGACCTTCGCGCTCGCCGGCGCCAAGGTGATCGGGACCCGCCGGCTCGGTGACCAGATCGGCGCCCTGCTCGCCGGCGCCTACGCGCTGCACAGCGCAAACGAGATCAGCGCAGAGGAAGCCGAGGCCTGGGTCGCGCAACAGGACTGGACCGACGAGACCCAGCTCTCCGAGGAAAAGGACGAGATGCAGTGCCTGCAACGCCTCATGGAGCATCAGATCCCGGTCATGGTCCACAAGTCGCGGTACGAGCGATCGATCAGCGAGATCGTGCACGCCGCCTGGGCCCGCAACGACGATTTCATGAGCGCCGAGATCGCCGAGGACCATCTCAAGCGCTACGGCATCCGCGTCGAGCGCGAGGGCGACGAGGTCCTGATCTCCAACAATCACACCGCGATAGCGAAAATTCTGGATGGCACGCCGTGGTCCCGGAACTGGGGGCGGATCCTGCAGCGGATCGACGGCGCGCGGTCGGCCGGGGCATGCCGCTTTCCCAGCGGGGTGCAGCGGGTGACGTCGGTGCCGCTTACGGCTATCGCCGTTGACGCTGATGACACCTGCGACTAG
- a CDS encoding helix-turn-helix domain-containing protein → MEAHTHYKLDYRAFGAAVRDRRKALGHSLRKVEKESGVTHSVINSVEAGKACQAETFFNLCKWLETVPTTFMQEKPVDEEIEDEEEKEVT, encoded by the coding sequence ATGGAAGCACATACGCACTACAAGCTCGACTACAGGGCCTTCGGCGCGGCGGTTCGGGATCGGCGCAAGGCGCTCGGTCACAGCCTGCGGAAGGTCGAGAAGGAGAGTGGGGTGACGCACAGCGTCATCAACTCTGTCGAGGCCGGCAAGGCCTGTCAGGCGGAGACCTTCTTCAACCTCTGCAAGTGGCTGGAGACGGTCCCGACCACCTTCATGCAGGAGAAGCCGGTCGACGAAGAGATCGAAGACGAAGAGGAAAAGGAGGTGACCTAG
- the mnmA gene encoding tRNA 2-thiouridine(34) synthase MnmA produces MLTGTTTDCVGALCAGHGPDGMDLPGHPSQTRVVVAMSGGVDSSLVAALLKRAGYDVVGITLQLYDHGAATARGRTCCAGQDIHDARRVAEAIGIPHYVLDYESRFRDSVIEDFADSYLAGETPIPCVRCNQGVKFRDLLGMARDLGAQALATGHYIASRDRGDGSGHRDLLTAADPDRDQSYFLFATTQDQLDYLRFPLGTMTKPQVRRLAAEFGLAVADKPDSQDICFVPDGRYATVVERLRPHAGEPGDIVHIDGRVLGRHRGIVHYTIGQRRGLGVADGEPLFVLRIEPATRRLIVGPKEALLCRTMILRDVNWLGAAGLDDVPEEGIDLHVRIRSTRPPMPARLTVRDGRASVCLSDGDYGVSPGQACVFYEAPGSGARVLGGGWIASAPTEWELEAERHAHFADNRQMVAVGR; encoded by the coding sequence ATGCTGACCGGGACGACGACAGACTGCGTGGGGGCGCTGTGCGCGGGCCATGGGCCCGACGGCATGGACCTGCCCGGCCATCCGTCGCAGACGCGCGTCGTGGTCGCGATGTCGGGCGGTGTCGATTCCTCGCTGGTCGCCGCCCTGCTCAAGCGTGCGGGCTACGACGTCGTCGGCATCACCCTCCAGCTCTACGATCACGGTGCGGCCACGGCGCGCGGGCGCACATGCTGCGCCGGCCAGGACATTCACGATGCCCGCCGGGTCGCGGAGGCGATCGGCATTCCCCATTACGTTCTCGACTACGAATCCCGGTTCCGCGATTCAGTCATCGAGGACTTCGCCGACAGCTATCTGGCCGGCGAGACGCCCATACCCTGCGTGCGCTGCAATCAGGGGGTCAAGTTCCGCGACCTGCTCGGCATGGCCCGCGATCTGGGCGCACAGGCGCTCGCCACGGGCCACTACATCGCGAGCCGCGACCGCGGAGACGGGTCGGGCCACCGCGATCTCCTGACGGCAGCCGATCCCGATCGCGACCAGAGCTATTTCCTGTTCGCCACCACACAAGACCAGCTCGACTATCTTCGCTTCCCGCTCGGGACGATGACCAAGCCGCAAGTCCGACGGCTCGCCGCGGAGTTCGGCCTCGCGGTCGCCGACAAGCCGGACAGCCAGGATATCTGCTTCGTGCCGGACGGGCGCTATGCCACGGTCGTGGAGCGGCTGCGTCCGCATGCCGGCGAGCCGGGCGATATCGTCCATATTGACGGGCGGGTCCTCGGGCGCCATCGCGGCATCGTGCACTATACGATCGGCCAGCGCCGCGGGCTGGGCGTGGCGGACGGCGAACCGCTCTTCGTGCTCCGCATCGAGCCGGCGACGCGCCGCCTTATTGTCGGCCCGAAAGAAGCCTTATTGTGCCGCACCATGATATTGCGCGACGTCAACTGGCTGGGTGCGGCCGGTCTGGACGATGTGCCGGAAGAGGGGATCGACCTCCATGTCCGCATCCGGTCCACGCGGCCTCCCATGCCGGCGCGGCTGACGGTGCGCGACGGGCGGGCGAGCGTGTGCCTTTCGGACGGCGATTACGGCGTTTCGCCGGGGCAGGCATGCGTCTTCTACGAGGCGCCGGGCTCCGGCGCACGAGTGCTGGGCGGTGGCTGGATCGCCTCCGCCCCGACGGAATGGGAACTGGAGGCGGAGCGTCACGCCCATTTTGCCGACAACCGGCAAATGGTGGCGGTGGGCCGCTGA
- a CDS encoding class I SAM-dependent methyltransferase: MSKLTEMKEEAVRRAYARWAPVYDMTFGLVAEFGRSRTVDFINRRRGRVLEVGVGTGMSLPRYRPEIEVTGIDLSPEMLAKARARVARRGLDNVAAIEEMDASDMAFEDNSFDVVVAMYVMTVVPDPERVMRELARVCRPGGEVLVVNHFSQDHGIRGAVEKGMARFAEALGWRPEFPLDTVLVCEDLELKEEQPLKPFGLFTMLRFVKTEPGAARPLAPKSGTSTVGQPGGVRVGDVPA; this comes from the coding sequence TTGAGCAAGCTCACGGAGATGAAGGAGGAGGCGGTACGCCGCGCCTATGCGCGCTGGGCGCCGGTCTACGACATGACCTTCGGCCTGGTCGCGGAGTTCGGGCGCTCGCGGACGGTCGACTTCATCAACCGTCGCAGGGGACGGGTTCTCGAAGTCGGTGTGGGTACGGGCATGTCGCTGCCGCGCTATCGCCCCGAGATCGAGGTCACGGGCATCGACCTGAGCCCGGAGATGCTGGCCAAGGCGCGCGCCCGGGTGGCGCGCCGCGGGCTCGACAATGTCGCCGCCATCGAGGAGATGGACGCCTCCGACATGGCGTTCGAGGACAACAGCTTCGATGTCGTCGTCGCCATGTATGTGATGACGGTGGTGCCCGATCCCGAGCGCGTGATGCGCGAACTCGCGCGGGTCTGCCGGCCCGGCGGCGAGGTGCTCGTCGTCAACCATTTCAGCCAGGATCACGGTATTCGCGGCGCGGTGGAGAAGGGCATGGCCCGGTTTGCCGAGGCGCTCGGCTGGCGTCCTGAGTTTCCGCTCGACACGGTACTCGTCTGCGAGGATCTGGAGCTGAAGGAGGAGCAGCCGCTCAAGCCCTTCGGCCTGTTCACCATGCTGCGTTTCGTGAAGACGGAGCCGGGGGCTGCCCGCCCGCTCGCCCCGAAGTCGGGCACCAGCACGGTCGGCCAGCCGGGCGGCGTGCGCGTCGGCGACGTTCCTGCCTGA
- a CDS encoding DUF72 domain-containing protein, with amino-acid sequence MADAWVGTSGWSYKTWRGRFYPRGLAQRNWLGHYAGHLRSVEVNATFYRPPSEQMIQHWAEATPGHGFRFSLKAWRAITHMKRLRDCADHLAAFFAATRALGHRRGPVLFQLPPNFAKDLKRLDTFLARLPANQHCAMEFRDPSWHDEKVFACLEKHGVAFVPFEIGPLSAPRIVTAPFVYVRLHGREAAYRGLYDEDALRDWAEWLHGERAKGRDIHIYFDNTDTDDDAVRNALRMQALLDGMADSAS; translated from the coding sequence GTGGCCGATGCCTGGGTGGGAACATCGGGCTGGAGCTACAAGACCTGGCGCGGGCGGTTCTATCCGCGCGGGCTCGCCCAGCGGAACTGGCTCGGGCACTATGCCGGCCATCTGAGAAGCGTCGAGGTGAATGCCACCTTCTACCGCCCGCCCTCCGAGCAGATGATCCAGCACTGGGCCGAGGCGACGCCGGGCCACGGCTTCCGCTTTTCTCTCAAGGCCTGGCGCGCGATCACCCACATGAAGCGGCTGAGGGACTGCGCCGACCATCTGGCAGCATTCTTCGCGGCCACGCGCGCGCTCGGGCACCGGCGCGGCCCCGTCCTGTTCCAGCTTCCTCCGAACTTCGCAAAAGACCTGAAACGCCTCGACACCTTTCTCGCCAGGCTGCCGGCGAACCAGCACTGCGCCATGGAGTTCCGGGACCCGAGCTGGCATGACGAGAAAGTGTTCGCCTGCCTGGAGAAGCACGGCGTCGCCTTCGTGCCCTTCGAGATCGGCCCGCTTTCGGCGCCGCGCATCGTCACGGCCCCCTTCGTCTATGTGCGACTTCATGGGCGCGAGGCTGCCTATCGCGGCCTCTATGACGAGGACGCGCTCCGCGACTGGGCCGAATGGCTCCATGGCGAGCGCGCGAAGGGCCGCGACATCCACATCTATTTCGACAATACCGACACCGACGACGACGCGGTGCGCAACGCGCTGAGGATGCAGGCCCTGCTCGACGGCATGGCCGACAGCGCATCCTGA
- a CDS encoding LysR family transcriptional regulator, with the protein MRRLDSDLLRTFLAVAETGSVTGGARRIHRSQSAASLQIRQLEEIIGQRVFRRHGRGVTPTAIGERLLPVARRVTASLDTALADLLGEGLRGKLRIGIPDDHSRIALARIIADFGSRHPDVELTVHCALGAGFEAALADGTLDIAVFEVPEPSDRDDVLRRGALTWMARRDADLDNEEILPVAVFDRDCWWREAALAGLEAANRRYRVVFSSESAIGVRSAVRAGIAAGLLGEFDGHDELVPLSSMRARTFSWLVLRRSRAGTGHVADAMGDAIRRAFRADEGTPGADPRLQASRIETSKNCQ; encoded by the coding sequence ATGCGCCGTCTGGACAGCGATCTCCTTCGAACCTTCCTCGCCGTCGCCGAGACCGGGAGTGTGACGGGAGGCGCCCGGCGCATTCACCGCTCGCAATCGGCGGCGAGCCTCCAGATCAGGCAGCTCGAAGAGATCATCGGTCAGCGGGTGTTCCGCAGGCATGGGCGCGGGGTCACCCCTACCGCGATCGGCGAACGGCTCCTTCCGGTCGCACGTCGTGTGACGGCATCGCTGGATACGGCCCTGGCGGACCTTCTGGGAGAAGGCCTGCGGGGCAAGCTCAGGATCGGCATTCCCGACGATCACAGCCGCATAGCGCTCGCTCGCATTATCGCGGACTTCGGATCGCGGCATCCCGATGTCGAACTGACCGTGCATTGCGCACTGGGAGCCGGATTCGAAGCCGCATTGGCCGACGGCACACTCGACATTGCCGTTTTCGAGGTTCCCGAACCCTCGGACCGGGACGATGTGCTGCGCCGGGGTGCCTTGACCTGGATGGCGCGCCGGGATGCCGATCTCGACAACGAGGAGATCCTGCCGGTCGCAGTCTTCGACCGCGACTGCTGGTGGAGGGAAGCCGCCCTGGCCGGGCTCGAAGCGGCCAATCGCCGGTATCGGGTGGTCTTCTCCAGCGAAAGCGCAATCGGGGTCCGCTCGGCGGTTCGCGCGGGGATCGCAGCGGGGCTCCTCGGTGAATTCGACGGTCATGACGAGCTGGTCCCGTTGTCGAGCATGCGTGCCCGGACCTTCTCATGGCTGGTGCTGCGACGGTCTCGCGCGGGAACCGGCCATGTCGCCGACGCCATGGGGGATGCGATCCGGCGGGCGTTCCGGGCCGATGAGGGCACGCCCGGAGCCGACCCTCGACTGCAGGCGAGTAGAATCGAGACCTCTAAAAATTGCCAATAA
- a CDS encoding permease, which translates to MSVPRIAHSRRLGLRHVCLSMAVAVAVLVLWQPAFVWEIFAFVIAGLVHVTPIVIPGILLAAWITASGAGDRVAAVFHGRTVRTVIAATVTGALIPVCGVTVLPLMAGLLAAGVPLAPVMAFWLASPVTGPAMLSATVATLGWEFAIGKALAALGLGLLGGCATSLFAGCEWARTPLRSNRLVGSLGAACGTCGDRAAGFDPRIWRDPAKRRRFAREILSLGRLIVLVLSPAFAAEFLLNSWLQPDAFTGYVGSGNVWAVPTAVVIGGPAYIDGYAALPLTRALLEHGMSPGAAMAFLVSGGVVSIWGAMAIFPVLRLKPFLLYLGLAAVGSMLSGWAFGALF; encoded by the coding sequence ATGTCCGTTCCCCGGATCGCCCATTCGCGCCGCCTGGGCCTCAGGCACGTTTGCCTGTCGATGGCCGTTGCCGTCGCGGTTCTGGTGTTGTGGCAGCCGGCGTTCGTGTGGGAGATCTTCGCGTTCGTCATTGCCGGGCTGGTCCATGTCACGCCGATCGTGATCCCGGGTATCCTGCTTGCGGCGTGGATTACAGCCAGCGGTGCCGGCGACCGGGTTGCAGCCGTGTTCCATGGTCGGACCGTTCGAACGGTTATCGCGGCGACGGTGACCGGCGCGCTCATCCCGGTCTGCGGTGTCACGGTCCTCCCGCTGATGGCAGGGCTTCTGGCCGCCGGCGTTCCGCTTGCTCCGGTGATGGCATTCTGGCTGGCCTCCCCGGTCACCGGGCCGGCGATGCTGTCGGCCACGGTGGCGACGCTCGGCTGGGAGTTCGCCATCGGCAAGGCGCTGGCAGCCCTGGGGCTTGGACTGCTCGGTGGCTGCGCGACGAGCCTGTTTGCCGGTTGCGAATGGGCGCGAACGCCGCTGCGGTCCAACAGGCTTGTCGGCTCCCTCGGGGCGGCATGCGGCACCTGCGGCGACCGGGCCGCCGGTTTCGACCCGCGCATCTGGCGGGATCCGGCAAAGAGAAGGCGCTTTGCACGGGAAATCCTGTCGCTTGGCCGATTGATCGTTCTCGTTCTCTCGCCGGCCTTTGCGGCCGAGTTCCTGCTCAATAGCTGGCTGCAGCCCGATGCGTTCACCGGCTATGTCGGCAGCGGCAATGTCTGGGCCGTTCCCACCGCCGTGGTGATTGGCGGCCCGGCCTATATCGACGGATATGCCGCCCTTCCTTTGACCCGAGCGTTGCTGGAGCATGGAATGTCGCCCGGCGCGGCGATGGCTTTCCTGGTTTCGGGCGGTGTCGTCAGCATCTGGGGCGCGATGGCCATCTTCCCGGTCCTCAGGCTCAAGCCGTTTCTTCTGTATCTTGGCCTCGCAGCCGTCGGGTCGATGCTGTCGGGCTGGGCATTCGGGGCGTTGTTCTGA
- a CDS encoding LysR substrate-binding domain-containing protein — translation MITPRQIEAFRAVMLTRSMTGAARILSVTQSAVSKIMHELEDELGFVLFSRRKGGLEPTPEAHALYMEVRKSFLGLDKIARAAQRIRAGRQGRLRIVSVPALTTGFLQKVVRVFLESGHRVEITLDTYNNEEVVDLVALGHADIGITMTPIDSYAVNVSPVMTAPCVCLLPHGHRLAAKERISLEDLRGEPFISLAENTTTRIRIDAAFRAANIARAGGLEARWSASVAAFVAQGLGVAIIEPFTARAHAHCGYVIRPLKQKIEFSFAEVTPKQSIQSTIARDFLDCFRQEVAAFQA, via the coding sequence ATGATCACGCCGCGCCAGATCGAAGCATTCCGCGCCGTCATGCTGACCCGCAGCATGACCGGTGCCGCGCGCATCCTCTCCGTCACCCAGAGCGCCGTCTCCAAGATCATGCACGAGCTGGAGGACGAGCTGGGATTCGTCCTCTTCTCCAGGCGCAAGGGCGGGCTCGAGCCCACGCCGGAGGCGCATGCGCTCTACATGGAGGTCAGGAAGTCCTTTCTCGGTCTCGACAAGATCGCGCGGGCCGCCCAACGCATCCGGGCCGGCCGTCAGGGGCGCCTGAGGATCGTCTCCGTGCCCGCGCTCACCACCGGGTTCCTCCAGAAGGTCGTCCGTGTCTTCCTGGAGTCCGGCCATCGTGTCGAGATAACTCTCGACACCTACAACAACGAGGAGGTGGTCGACCTCGTGGCGCTCGGCCATGCCGACATCGGCATCACCATGACGCCGATCGACAGCTATGCGGTCAATGTCAGTCCGGTCATGACGGCCCCGTGCGTATGCCTCCTGCCGCATGGCCACCGGCTCGCCGCGAAGGAGCGCATCTCGCTTGAGGACCTGCGCGGCGAGCCCTTCATATCGCTTGCGGAGAACACGACGACGCGCATCAGGATCGATGCCGCGTTCCGCGCCGCCAATATCGCCCGCGCGGGCGGTCTCGAGGCCCGCTGGTCGGCGTCCGTCGCGGCTTTCGTCGCGCAAGGGCTGGGCGTCGCGATCATCGAGCCCTTCACCGCCCGCGCGCACGCCCATTGCGGCTATGTCATCCGCCCCCTGAAGCAGAAGATCGAGTTCTCCTTCGCGGAGGTGACGCCCAAGCAGTCCATCCAGAGCACCATCGCGCGCGACTTCCTCGACTGTTTCAGGCAGGAGGTCGCCGCGTTCCAGGCGTGA